One window of Rhizobium leguminosarum genomic DNA carries:
- a CDS encoding nuclear transport factor 2 family protein: MTAKHDMKKCVEEIYAVRDRGDIEGTLALIGEDCTFRMAGNTRLAPFSTESGGHAFRQVIEQLITVWDLSKVKTAGIYVDEDEHMVFAHREGEVRHIPSGVSFYTEFVDKIHFRDGKPVKIVEFVDTLQVAETSQIIQVA; encoded by the coding sequence ATGACCGCAAAACATGACATGAAGAAATGCGTGGAAGAAATCTACGCTGTGCGTGACCGCGGCGATATCGAGGGCACGCTGGCGCTGATCGGCGAGGATTGCACCTTCCGGATGGCCGGCAATACACGGTTGGCGCCTTTTTCAACTGAATCCGGCGGCCATGCCTTTCGCCAAGTGATAGAGCAACTCATCACTGTTTGGGATCTATCCAAGGTCAAGACAGCCGGCATCTATGTGGACGAGGACGAGCATATGGTCTTCGCCCATCGCGAAGGTGAGGTCAGGCACATCCCATCGGGCGTGAGCTTCTATACGGAATTCGTCGACAAGATCCATTTCAGGGATGGGAAACCGGTCAAGATCGTCGAATTCGTCGACACGCTGCAAGTGGCTGAGACAAGCCAGATAATCCAGGTCGCTTAA
- a CDS encoding endonuclease/exonuclease/phosphatase family protein → MRIISLNAWGGRLHEALIDYVAQADPDVLCLQEVLRAPGADDRWSIYRDAGLELPQRANLFAEISAALPGHDGFFCPTSRGELFNGDTAIAAEFGLATFVRKSHSVIAQGLDFVHGSFSANGWGEHPRPRNAHCIRVFSHEHASTVTIAHMHGLRDPAGKGDTAAREEQAAALTALIERIWSGDEGLVVCGDFNVLPDSATFTILARLGLSDLVTGNGLVDTRTSYYLKQGRFADYMLVTPGVNIARFEVVEAPEVSDHRALLLDIG, encoded by the coding sequence TTGCGCATCATTTCGCTGAACGCATGGGGCGGCAGGCTGCATGAGGCCCTGATCGACTATGTCGCGCAGGCCGATCCGGATGTGCTCTGCCTGCAGGAGGTGCTGCGGGCGCCGGGTGCGGATGACCGATGGTCGATCTATCGGGATGCGGGGCTGGAGCTGCCGCAGCGCGCCAATCTGTTTGCAGAGATCAGCGCCGCCCTGCCCGGCCACGACGGCTTCTTCTGCCCGACATCGAGAGGTGAGCTGTTTAACGGCGATACTGCCATTGCCGCCGAATTCGGGCTGGCGACCTTCGTGCGCAAATCGCATTCGGTCATCGCCCAGGGGCTGGACTTCGTGCATGGCAGTTTTTCCGCCAATGGCTGGGGCGAACATCCGCGGCCACGAAACGCGCATTGCATCCGCGTCTTCAGCCATGAGCACGCCTCTACCGTGACCATCGCCCACATGCATGGCCTGCGTGATCCCGCAGGCAAGGGCGACACGGCGGCGCGCGAGGAACAGGCCGCAGCGCTAACCGCGCTCATCGAGCGCATCTGGTCCGGCGACGAAGGGCTCGTCGTCTGCGGCGATTTCAACGTATTGCCTGACAGCGCGACCTTTACGATTCTCGCCAGATTGGGCCTTTCGGATCTCGTCACCGGAAACGGCCTTGTAGACACGCGGACCTCCTACTATCTGAAGCAGGGCCGCTTTGCCGATTACATGCTGGTTACACCGGGGGTGAACATTGCCAGGTTCGAGGTGGTCGAGGCGCCCGAGGTCTCCGACCACCGCGCATTGCTGCTCGATATCGGGTAG
- the sthA gene encoding Si-specific NAD(P)(+) transhydrogenase: protein MLQYDLVVVGSGPAGRRGAIQAAKLGKKVLVIEQGKRVGGVSVHTGTIPSKTLRETALNLSGWRERGFYGRSYRVKEEISADDLRRRLLITLNHEVEVLEHQFARNRVQHIRGKASFINPSTLQVIKDDGEITQVTGASVLLAVGTKPFRPDYIPFDGKTVLDSDELLDIQELPRSMVVIGAGVIGIEYATIFSALDTAVTVIDPKATMLDFIDKEIVEDFTYQLRDRNMKLLLGQKADKVEALEGGKVELTLDSGRRLTTDMVLFAAGRLGATDALNLPAIGLEADSRGRLKVNPETFQTSVANVYAAGDVVGFPSLASTSMEQGRIAARVAIGAVAKEPPKYFPYGIYAVPEISTCGLTEEEMKERGIPYECGIARFRETSRGHIMGLDTGLLKLIFSLKTRRLLGVHIVGEGATELVHIGQAVLNLKGTVEYFVENTFNYPTLAEAYKIAGLDAWNRMGDIKSEL from the coding sequence ATGCTTCAGTACGATCTTGTTGTGGTGGGTAGCGGTCCCGCAGGGCGCCGCGGCGCGATCCAGGCTGCAAAACTCGGCAAGAAAGTGCTTGTCATCGAGCAGGGCAAACGCGTCGGCGGCGTGTCCGTGCATACCGGCACCATCCCCTCCAAAACGCTGCGCGAGACCGCGCTCAATCTTTCCGGCTGGCGCGAACGCGGCTTCTACGGCCGGTCTTACCGCGTCAAGGAAGAGATCAGTGCAGATGATCTGCGCCGCCGCCTGCTGATTACCCTCAACCACGAGGTCGAGGTGCTGGAACACCAGTTCGCCCGCAACCGCGTGCAGCATATTCGCGGCAAGGCGAGCTTCATCAATCCGTCGACGCTGCAGGTGATCAAGGATGACGGCGAGATTACCCAGGTCACCGGCGCCAGCGTGCTGCTTGCCGTCGGCACGAAGCCGTTCCGCCCCGATTACATACCCTTCGACGGCAAGACCGTTCTCGACAGCGACGAACTGCTCGATATCCAGGAGCTGCCGCGCTCAATGGTCGTCATCGGTGCCGGCGTCATCGGCATCGAATATGCGACGATCTTCAGCGCGCTCGACACGGCCGTCACCGTGATCGACCCGAAGGCGACGATGCTCGACTTCATCGACAAGGAAATCGTCGAGGATTTCACCTACCAGCTGCGCGACCGCAACATGAAGCTGCTGCTCGGCCAGAAGGCCGACAAGGTAGAGGCGCTTGAGGGCGGCAAGGTCGAGCTGACACTCGACAGCGGCCGGCGCCTGACGACCGACATGGTGCTGTTCGCCGCCGGCCGCTTGGGGGCGACCGACGCGCTGAACCTGCCGGCCATCGGCCTCGAAGCCGACAGCCGCGGTCGTCTCAAGGTCAATCCGGAAACTTTCCAGACATCGGTTGCCAACGTCTACGCCGCCGGCGACGTCGTCGGCTTTCCGAGCCTTGCCTCAACGTCGATGGAACAGGGCCGCATCGCTGCTCGCGTCGCGATCGGCGCGGTCGCCAAGGAACCGCCGAAATATTTCCCCTACGGTATCTATGCCGTACCGGAAATTTCCACCTGCGGCCTGACCGAAGAGGAGATGAAGGAGCGCGGCATTCCCTATGAATGCGGCATCGCCCGCTTCCGCGAGACCTCGCGCGGTCATATCATGGGCCTCGACACCGGGCTTTTAAAGCTGATCTTCTCACTGAAAACGCGGCGCCTGCTCGGCGTGCATATCGTCGGCGAAGGCGCCACCGAGCTGGTGCATATCGGCCAGGCGGTGCTCAATCTCAAAGGCACGGTCGAATATTTCGTCGAAAACACCTTCAACTATCCAACACTCGCCGAAGCCTACAAGATCGCCGGCCTCGACGCCTGGAACCGCATGGGCGACATCAAGTCGGAACTCTGA
- a CDS encoding B12-binding domain-containing radical SAM protein, translated as MSHVLEAARRRFQLILIKPSHYDDDGYVIRWWRAMIPSNSLAALYGIAAECAERQVLGPDTAIDITVIDETNTRIDVAGLLAQFKRHDNFGMISLVGVQTNQYPRALDIARPFREAGLPVSIGGFHVSGCLSMLDGKAVGLDACRDMGISMFAGEAEGRLEMVLRDAAAGELKPLYNFMNDLPGIGGTPVPFLPKDNIQRTLGLSTSFDAGRGCPYQCSFCTIINVQGRKSRFRSADDVEKLVRMNWAQGIHKFFITDDNFARNKDWEAIFDRLIELKERDGIPLGLMIQVDTLCHKIPNFIEKSRRAGVTRVFIGLENVNPDNLTAAKKNQNKITEYRKMLLAWKAQGIMTLAGYILGFPADTPESIRRDIAIIQEELPLDVIEFFILTPLPGSEDHQVLWKKGVEMDADLNIYDVEHVCTAHPKMSKQEWEDIYHEAWALYYSPKHMKTLLRRAVATGVPLARLVKVLVSFATTVPLENVHPLQSGLLRLKTPAERRPELPRENPLVFWPRFAWETFRKHASLAGTIIGLSISAFLISREAKSKTYMDQALTPVADDEEETLSLFTKTAGGTAAVNHIRKVAELTHGRSAAH; from the coding sequence TTGTCCCATGTCTTGGAAGCTGCGCGCCGACGTTTTCAGCTGATCCTGATCAAGCCGTCGCATTATGACGATGACGGCTACGTTATCCGCTGGTGGCGGGCGATGATCCCCTCCAATTCGCTCGCGGCTCTCTACGGCATCGCCGCGGAATGCGCCGAGCGCCAAGTGCTCGGGCCCGATACCGCGATCGATATCACCGTGATCGACGAGACCAATACGCGGATCGACGTCGCCGGGCTGCTCGCACAGTTCAAGCGCCACGACAATTTCGGCATGATCTCGCTGGTCGGCGTTCAGACCAATCAGTATCCGCGCGCGCTCGATATCGCCCGGCCGTTCCGCGAGGCCGGCCTGCCGGTTTCCATCGGTGGTTTCCATGTTTCCGGCTGCCTATCGATGCTGGATGGCAAGGCGGTCGGACTCGACGCCTGCCGCGACATGGGCATTTCGATGTTTGCCGGCGAGGCCGAAGGCCGGCTCGAGATGGTGCTGCGCGATGCCGCCGCCGGCGAGTTGAAGCCGCTCTACAATTTCATGAACGACCTTCCCGGCATCGGCGGCACGCCCGTTCCGTTCCTGCCGAAGGACAATATCCAGCGCACACTCGGGCTCAGCACCAGCTTCGATGCCGGACGCGGCTGTCCCTATCAGTGCTCGTTCTGCACCATCATCAACGTGCAGGGACGCAAGTCGCGCTTCCGCTCGGCCGACGACGTCGAGAAGCTGGTGCGGATGAACTGGGCGCAGGGCATCCACAAATTCTTCATCACCGACGACAATTTCGCCCGCAATAAGGATTGGGAAGCGATTTTCGACCGGTTGATCGAGCTCAAGGAGCGGGACGGCATTCCGCTCGGCCTGATGATCCAGGTCGACACGCTCTGCCACAAGATCCCTAATTTCATCGAGAAATCCCGGCGCGCCGGCGTTACCCGAGTCTTCATCGGCCTCGAAAACGTCAATCCAGACAATCTGACCGCGGCCAAGAAGAACCAGAACAAGATCACCGAATACCGCAAAATGCTTCTCGCCTGGAAGGCGCAGGGCATCATGACGCTGGCCGGTTATATCCTCGGCTTCCCCGCCGACACGCCGGAATCGATCCGCCGCGACATCGCGATCATCCAGGAAGAACTGCCGCTCGACGTGATCGAATTCTTCATCCTGACGCCGCTGCCCGGCTCCGAGGATCATCAGGTCCTATGGAAGAAGGGCGTCGAGATGGATGCCGATCTCAACATTTACGATGTCGAGCACGTCTGCACCGCGCATCCGAAGATGAGCAAGCAGGAGTGGGAAGACATCTATCACGAGGCCTGGGCGCTCTATTACTCGCCGAAGCACATGAAGACTTTGCTGCGCCGCGCTGTGGCGACCGGGGTGCCGCTCGCAAGGCTCGTCAAGGTTCTCGTCTCCTTCGCGACCACCGTGCCGCTGGAAAATGTGCATCCGCTGCAAAGCGGACTGCTGCGCCTGAAGACGCCGGCAGAGCGCCGCCCGGAACTGCCGCGTGAAAATCCGCTGGTCTTCTGGCCGCGCTTTGCCTGGGAAACCTTCAGAAAACATGCTTCGCTTGCCGGCACCATCATCGGCCTGTCGATTTCGGCATTCCTGATCTCACGGGAAGCCAAGTCGAAGACCTATATGGATCAGGCCTTGACGCCGGTCGCCGATGATGAGGAAGAGACACTCAGCCTCTTCACCAAGACCGCTGGCGGCACCGCGGCGGTCAACCATATCCGCAAGGTGGCGGAGCTGACACACGGCCGATCTGCCGCGCATTGA